Proteins encoded in a region of the Salvelinus fontinalis isolate EN_2023a chromosome 17, ASM2944872v1, whole genome shotgun sequence genome:
- the LOC129814336 gene encoding lysine-specific demethylase 4A-like, which produces MASDSGPQAPGSKGIMTFHPTAEEFQNFSRYIAYMESQGAHKAGLAKIVPPKDWKARKSYDDIDDLVIPAPIQQVVTGQSGLFTQYNIQKKPMTVREFRKTANSDKFCSPRYTDFEELERKYWKNVTFNPPIYGADVNGTLYDPDVTDWNIGKLNTILDTVEHESGITIEGVNTPYLYFGMWKTTFAWHTEDMDLYSINYLHFGAHKSWYCVPPEHGKRMERLAQGFFPGSHQNCEAFLRHKMTLISPSILRKYGIPFEKITQEPGEFMVTFPYSYHAGFNHGYNCAESTNFATERWIEYGKQAILCSCRKDMVKISMDLFVKKYQPERYEQWLAGRDTGSIVHSRPTPEAKEFLGEEEGKDCISHEPCVEELNTEGERKSPTQRIGTKRHRVCLDVPDEVVPKDEEEEYGKKARLGLTSQGTGAEECKDTGNLTDLTLRDLPNVKTDPMQGNSSRSTTPQKVTIPSTSNHAVAILAQPQSHRNGHLPVVAPPARTGPSTQSIRKLGVASLLFHKTQSPKEALQVHSYARENQQQIHHTHLHVHSYAREHLPRHLQPHLQLKAKPQAQVKAEQHESHVPSTKGEQNQADAQIPCKGEPVETKAQTQGLGKWRQHPGEAQAWEERSEARSPSNPVPVQTQAHTKAAKRVEAEVRRDRRKQCLSPVQAEVTLMKQTNVRPSKPTILRPSKLTNLSPSKQTDSSSSKQTDSSSSKETDSSQSKQTECKGMKSKPHPLLRKLSKQHPLLRPRESSSDDDELYVNMEDEPEETEEWAKPLAQLWQSRPYNPQAEREYNKLMGLQAPYCSICLLFHTYDQSESSGNPSYTLKGRRGGRQRSKPLIPEMCFSTTNDKTNNSSDSGVGQLSTPHLEEDGTSLLVSCSQCFVRVHASCYGVSADQVSDEWMCARCEANALTEDCCLCSLRGGALQRANNDKWVHVLCALAVLEARFVNITHRNPVDLSYIPLARFQLKCFYCKRRVKRDVGCCVQCSHGRCTTAVHPTCAQAAGQLMQPDDWPFIVHVTCYRHKTPVLPERNKAAMRELEVGQNVICKHKNGRYYQCEVLELTIATFYEVVFDDGSYSDNLFPEDIENRDCVKLGPPTVGDVVQVRWTDNLLYGAKFVASHSIPMYQMEFEDGSSLSAKREEVYSLDEELPKRVKSRLSKASDMRFDGIFTEEEVKQGSKRQRVINSRYREDYIEPLIYRAIME; this is translated from the exons ATGGCGTCTGATTCGGGGCCTCAGGCTCCCGGCTCCAAAGGGATCATGACCTTTCACCCCACCGCTGAGGAGTTCCAGAACTTCAGCCGCTACATTGCCTACATGGAGTCCCAGGGAGCACACAAAGCCGGCCTGGCTAAA ATCGTGCCACCGAAGGATTGGAAAGCCAGGAAGTCCTATGATGATATAGATGACCTGGTGATCCCAGCTCCCATCCAGCAGGTAGTGACGGGCCAGTCAGGTCTGTTCACCCAGTACAACATCCAGAAGAAGCCCATGACCGTCCGAGAGTTCCGCAAGACGGCCAACAGCGACAA GTTCTGCAGTCCTCGCTATACCGACTTTGAAGAGCTGGAGAGGAAGTACTGGAAGAACGTAACCTTTAACCCACCCATCTACGGGGCTGATGTAAACGGAACGCTCTATGACCCC GATGTGACCGATTGGAACATCGGCAAACTGAACACCATTCTGGACACGGTGGAGCACGAGAGTGGCATCACCATCGAGGGGGTGAACACGCCCTACCTGTACTTTGGCATGTGGAAGACCACCTTCGCCTGGCACACCGAAGACATGGATCTCTACAGTATCAACTACCTCCACTTTGGAGCGCACAAGTCCTG GTACTGCGTTCCTCCAGAGCATGGGAAAAGAATGGAGCGCTTGGCTCAAG GGTTTTTCCCTGGAAGCCACCAAAATTGCGAAGCCTTCCTGAGGCACAAGAtgaccctcatctctccctccatattgAGGAAATATGGCATTCCATTTGAGAAG ATCACTCAGGAGCCGGGTGAATTCATGGTGACGTTTCCCTATAGCTACCACGCCGGCTTTAACCACGGCTATAACTGTGCAGAGTCCACTAACTTTGCCACTGAAAGATGGATTGAGTATGGAAAGCAAGCCATACTG TGTTCGTGCAGGAAGGACATGGTGAAGATCTCCATGGACCTGTTTGTGAAGAAGTACCAGCCGGAACGCTACGAGCAGTGGCTGGCGGGTCGGGacacggggtccattgtccactCACGACCCACCCCAGAGGCCAAGGAGttcctgggggaggaggaggggaaggactgCATCTCACATGAGCCCTGTGTGGAGGAGCTCAAcacggagggggagagaaagag CCCCACACAGAGGATAGGGACCAAGAGGCACCGAGTGTGTCTGGATGTACCTGACGAGGTGGTCcctaaagatgaagaagaggagtaTGGGAAGAAAGCCAGACTAGGCCTCACCAGTCAGGGCACGGGAGCAGAGGAGTGCAAAGATACAGGGAACCTCACTGACC tcaCCTTGAGGGACCTCCCTAATGTAAAGACAGACCCAATGCAGGGCAACAGCAGCAGAAGCACTACTCCGCAAAAAGTCACCATCCCCTCCACCAGCAATCATGCGGTGGCCATTTTGGCTCAACCCCAGTCGCACAGAAACGGGCACCTTCCAGTAGTGGCTCCTCCAGCCAGGACTGGCCCCTCCACCCAGTCAATCAGAAAGCTAGGGGTGGCCAGCTTGCTCTTTCATAAGACCCAGAGCCCTAAGGAGGCCCTGCAGGTCCACAGCTACGCCCGTGAGAACCAGCAGCAGATTCACCACACCCACCTCCATGTGCACAGTTACGCCAGGGAACACCTGCCACGGCACCTCCAACCCCACCTCCAACTCAAGGCCAAGCCCCAGGCCCAAGTCAAGGCCGAGCAGCATGAGTCCCACGTCCCATCTACCAAAGGAGAGCAGAACCAGGCCGACGCACAGATTCCCTGTaagggagaaccggttgaaaccAAAGCCCAGACCCAAGGCCTCGGTAAGTGGCGGCAGCATCCTGGCGAGGCCCAGGCTTGGGAGGAGAGGTCCGAAGCCAGGTCCCCTAGCAATCCAGTGCCTGTCCAGACCCAAGCACACACCAAGGCAGCCAAGAGGGTCGAGGCGGAGGTCCGAAGGGACAGGCGGAAG CAATGTCTTTCCCCTGTGCAGGCGGAGGTAACTTTAATGAAGCAGACAAACGTACGTCCAAGTAAGCCGACGATCTTACGTCCAAGTAAGCTGACAAACTTAAGTCCAAGTAAGCAGACGGATTCAAGTTCAAGTAAGCAGACGGATTCAAGTTCAAGTAAGGAGACTGATTCCAGTCAGAGTAAGCAGACGGAATGCAAGGGCATGAAGAGCAAACCGCATCCTCTCCTCCGCAAGCTGTCCAAACAGCACCCACTACTCAGGCCCAGGGAAAGCTCCAGTGATGACG ATGAGCTGTATGTGAATATGGAGGATGAACCAGAGGAGACGGAGGAGTGGGCCAAGCCCCTGGCCCAGCTGTGGCAGAGTAGACCCTACAACCCCCAGGCGGAGAGGGAATACAACAAACTCATGGGCCTGCAGGCCCCCTACTGCTCCATCTGCCTGCTTTTCCACACATATGACCAG TCGGAGTCTAGCGGCAACCCCAGCTACACTCTAAAAGGCCGGCGAGGGGGCAGACAGAGGTCCAAGCCCCTGATCCCGGAGATGTGTTTCAGCACCACCAATGACAAAACCAACAACAGCAGCGACAGCGGCGTGGGCCAACTTTCCACCCCTCACCTGGAGGAGGACGGTACCAGCCTCCTGGTCAGCTGCTCCCAGTGCTTTGTCCGCGTTCACGCCA GTTGCTATGGAGTTTCTGCAGACCAAGTGTCAGATGAGTGGATGTGTGCCCGCTGTGAGGCCAACGCTTTAACTGAG gaCTGCTGCCTGTGTTCACTGCGAGGGGGAGCTCTACAGAGAGCCAACAACGACAA GTGGGTGCATGTGCTGTGTGCGCTTGCGGTCCTGGAGGCGCGCTTCGTGAACATCACCCACCGCAATCCCGTGGATCTCAGCTACATCCCTCTGGCCAGGTTCCAACTG AAGTGTTTCTACTGTAAGCGGCGGGTGAAGAGGGACGTGGGCTGTTGTGTGCAGTGTTCCCATGGCCGCTGCACCACCGCCGTCCACCCCACCTGCGCCCAGGCTGCTGGCCAGCTCATGCAGCCTGACGACTGGCCCTTCATCGTCCACGTCACCTGCTACAGGCACAAGACACCCGTCCTGCCGGAG CGCAATAAGGCGGCCATGCGAGAGCTAGAGGTGGGCCAGAATGTTATTTGTAAGCACAAAAATGGCCGCTACTACCAGTGTGAGGTGCTGGAGCTGACCATCGCCACCTTCTACGAGGTCGTCTTCGACGACGGCTCCTACAGCGACAACCTCTTCCCAGAGGACATTGAG